One window of Anaerolineales bacterium genomic DNA carries:
- a CDS encoding restriction endonuclease subunit S has translation MEVKKGYKQTEVGAVPKDWDVKPLGQLVSSVEYGSSTKSDTQGQIPVLRMGNLQSGKIDWTDLVYTSNEREISKYQLHSGDVLFNRTNTIDLVGKTSIYNGERPAIFAGYLIRINTDKSLLNPQFLNYILNAEFSKKYSSKVLSVAVGQANINGQKLKTYPIPLPPTKSEQDAIAAALSDMDALLNSLDALIAKKRLVKQGIMQELLTGKKRLPRYGGKWKVKTLGEIGYKFLNGGTPSTQREEYWNGSIPWITGADVIDQKVVNIRRFITEEAVKNSATNIVEKGHLLIVTRTGVGKIAITPFDVAISQDLTGVYIKKEYASPEFLFWYFDYNSSKLKNLNQGTSIAGITRNTLVSISLMLPSHSEQTAIAEILNDMDAEIVTLEARREKTSLLKQGMMQELLTGKTRMV, from the coding sequence ATGGAAGTAAAAAAAGGATACAAGCAAACTGAAGTAGGTGCAGTGCCAAAAGATTGGGATGTGAAACCGCTTGGTCAGTTGGTCTCATCAGTTGAATATGGATCATCTACCAAGTCCGATACGCAAGGTCAAATACCAGTTCTTAGGATGGGAAATTTACAGAGCGGAAAAATAGACTGGACAGACTTGGTCTATACTAGCAACGAGCGTGAAATAAGCAAATACCAATTGCATTCTGGAGACGTTCTTTTCAATCGAACCAACACCATCGATTTGGTAGGCAAAACCTCGATCTACAATGGCGAGCGCCCAGCAATATTTGCAGGGTATCTCATACGAATTAATACCGACAAATCATTGTTGAACCCCCAATTTCTTAATTACATTCTCAATGCTGAGTTTTCAAAGAAATACAGCAGTAAGGTTCTTAGTGTTGCGGTTGGGCAAGCAAATATTAACGGTCAGAAGCTAAAGACCTATCCCATTCCCCTTCCGCCAACTAAATCCGAACAGGACGCCATCGCTGCCGCCCTCAGTGACATGGACGCCCTGCTCAATTCGCTAGACGCCCTCATAGCCAAAAAGAGGCTCGTCAAACAAGGCATTATGCAAGAACTTCTCACAGGCAAAAAACGCCTTCCTAGATATGGTGGGAAGTGGAAAGTAAAGACATTGGGAGAAATAGGCTATAAGTTTCTCAATGGTGGAACACCATCGACACAAAGGGAAGAATATTGGAATGGATCTATACCCTGGATTACAGGCGCAGATGTCATAGACCAAAAAGTCGTTAATATAAGAAGATTCATAACCGAAGAGGCAGTCAAAAATAGTGCAACTAATATTGTAGAAAAAGGTCATTTATTGATTGTTACTAGAACAGGCGTTGGCAAGATTGCCATAACACCCTTCGATGTAGCCATAAGTCAAGACTTAACTGGTGTTTATATCAAAAAAGAGTATGCCTCACCCGAATTTTTGTTTTGGTATTTTGATTACAATTCCAGCAAATTGAAAAATCTTAATCAAGGAACATCAATTGCTGGTATCACGCGCAATACCTTGGTTTCAATATCCTTAATGCTCCCATCTCACTCCGAACAAACAGCCATCGCTGAAATCCTGAATGATATGGACGCCGAAATTGTCACCCTTGAAGCCCGTCGCGAGAAAACATCCCTGCTCAAACAGGGTATGATGCAGGAATTATTGACCGGTAAAACGAGGATGGTATGA